TTGATCATTTCATCGCGGTACACCCCACGCGGCGGGAAGGTGACGATGGGCAGCGGGTCGAGGTCGATGCAGGGGTTTTTCGCGCTGTCCACCCAGCGGGTCTTCTCCGGCCAGCAGCCCAGGGCCTCGCGGCTGTTGCGCAGTTGCTTGAGCACCACCAGGTCCAGTTCGCCGCGGTCATAGCTGGCGCTCAGGTCGCGACTCATGCCGCTGGTGACTTCCAGCTTGACCTGGGGATAGCGGCGATTGAAGGCGGCCAACTGCTCGGTGGTGCGCCCCGCGGCAAAGTCATCCGGCACGCCGATCCGCACCGTCAGCGCCACCGTGGCGCCGGACAGCGCCTCAAGCATCTCGTCGTTCAGCGCCAGCAGGCGCCGGGCATACCCCAGCAGCGTGGCGCCGGCATCGGTGGGCAGGACATCGCGATTGCCACGCTCCAGCAGGCGGTGCCCGGCCATCTCCTCCAGGCGGCGGATCTTCTGGCTGACGGTGGACTGAGTCGAATGCAGACGACTGGCCGCCGTGGTGAAACTGCCGCAATCGGCCACCGTGACAATGGCCCGCAGCAAGTCGAGGTCGAACAGGCGGCTATTGGGTTTCTCGATGTTGCTCATGCAGGTATCTGTTTTCTGAATGCGAGGGCTCTTTCTACCGGTTCTTGTCCCGCGAGACAAATCCATGCAGCGGCCGTGGATATGCCATCATGCGCCACCACCGCTTACCCATCCGAGAAGGACATCAGGATGCAGTTCATCCCCCTGGTCGATGCCGACCCCGCCACCCAGGCCCACGTACGCACGCTGCGCAACCAGAAAGAGGTGCGCCAGTACATGTACACCGCCCACGAAATCAGCGAGCAGGAACACCAGCGCTGGCTGGAGTCGCTGCGGGGCAATCCGGCCCAGGCGGTGTTTGTGGTCATGGGGCACGGCCGGGCCCTGGGCATCGTGTCACTCAATGCCATCAATGCCCGCCAGAAAACCGCCGACTGGGCGTTCTACCTGGACGCCGAACAGCAAGGCAAAGGCCTGGGCAGCCAGATCGAATTCTGGATGCTGGACTACGCCTTCAACGAAGCCGGCCTGGAAAAGCTCAACTGCGAGGTGCTGGCCAGTAACCCGGCCGTCATCAACATGCACCTGAAATTCGGCTTCCAACAGGAGGGGCTGCGGCGCCAGAACATCCTCAAGGATGGCCAGCGCATCGACGTGGTCCTGCTGGGCATCACCAAGGCGGAGTGGCAGAGCAAACGTCCGACGCTCGAGCCCCTGATCGCCCGCCTGGGCCGCTAAGCCAGCAAGGGGCCCGGCAGTACTTGCGGGGTATCGGGCGCCCTGATCCCAACGGGAGCAGGTACTGGATCAACCCTTGTGGCGATTGCTTGCCCCGCCCCGGCATGCCTTGAAGGGTGGATTGGATTTGCCGATCACATAGACCCGCCCGCGACTGGCGATCTAGAGCATTGGCTCTAAAGATCGGCGCAAGACGGCCGTTATCTCTTATTCACCCCCCACTGAAGGATGCAGTGACATGGAAATAAACAACCGTCCCCTTCCCCCCCTGACCGCCGGCGGCTCTCAGCCCGGCATCAAGCTGCCTGACTCGGGCAAGGTGCTGACCCCACCGCCCCTGACGGCGGAACAGAAAGAGGCGCTGGAAAAACTCAGAGACAAGGCCAAGGAACAGCCTCAGCCACCGGCCACGGTCACGGCGCCAAAAACCTCGTTGATCGACGAAGTCGTCTGATCCACAAACTCGGACGGACACGGCAGCGCCTGGGCCGGTCCGTCCGCCATGGGAAAGGCCAACAGGCGCATCACCAACTGCCCGACGCTCCACCGCCGCCACTGGAACCGCCGCCTCCGGAGAACCCGCCTCCCGAGCTCGAACTGCCAGCACTACCGCCGCCACTACTGGCACCAACACTGGCGCCGCCGCTGGTCCAGTGAAAACCGCCGGTACTGGCAAACAGCATGAAACCGAGGAAGTAGGCGAACGGCAACAGCGTCAGCCA
This genomic stretch from Pseudomonas sp. Os17 harbors:
- the pseH gene encoding UDP-4-amino-4,6-dideoxy-N-acetyl-beta-L-altrosamine N-acetyltransferase — its product is MQFIPLVDADPATQAHVRTLRNQKEVRQYMYTAHEISEQEHQRWLESLRGNPAQAVFVVMGHGRALGIVSLNAINARQKTADWAFYLDAEQQGKGLGSQIEFWMLDYAFNEAGLEKLNCEVLASNPAVINMHLKFGFQQEGLRRQNILKDGQRIDVVLLGITKAEWQSKRPTLEPLIARLGR
- a CDS encoding LysR family transcriptional regulator, with the protein product MSNIEKPNSRLFDLDLLRAIVTVADCGSFTTAASRLHSTQSTVSQKIRRLEEMAGHRLLERGNRDVLPTDAGATLLGYARRLLALNDEMLEALSGATVALTVRIGVPDDFAAGRTTEQLAAFNRRYPQVKLEVTSGMSRDLSASYDRGELDLVVLKQLRNSREALGCWPEKTRWVDSAKNPCIDLDPLPIVTFPPRGVYRDEMINALESIGRRWHISFTSSSLSGLQSAIADGMGIGLLPMRAVTAGHQVLARSSGLPSVDVFEVALLHRPAADPMVKELARVLSRVLAQDTRG